The Brassica napus cultivar Da-Ae chromosome C7, Da-Ae, whole genome shotgun sequence genomic interval TGAATCTTGATTTGACTCATTGTTTCTCTTGGTAGTAACAAAGGACCTGCTGGGTGTAGTCTCAAGGTTTCTTTGATCACAAGCTTCAAGTACTGAAGCTTGTCGAGATCCTCTTCCTCGATTCTCTCCTTTTGTTTGATTCCGAAGCAAGTTCGGATCTCGTCTTGAGCTTTTTTCATCACCCGGGGGTTTCTAACAAGTTCTGCCATTGCCCAAATCATGGTGATTGCACTTGTGTCTACTCCACCGAGATATATATCCTAGGTCAACAAAGTCACCAGATGGTTAAGGACACAAAGActcaagatatatatatacttctaaaaatagaaaaaaactattaatgTACGATTTATATACTTCTAAAAATAGGACATGACTTTTAACTAAAAGAGTTCAACTGCTTACTTGCATGATTCCTTTGAGATTATCAAAGTTGAGCTTGAAAGATtcatcttgttcttgtttatgcaTAATATCTAAGATCGAATCAACGATATCAGGGCgatctttatttgttttatctTCAGGGTTCTTCAAGTGATCAGCAATTATATGATTCAGCAAAGTATCAACCTCGACGAAAACTTGGTTAACTCTCCTATGTTGTCCTGACAAATAGTACAAAAACCATCCCAAACCAGCAGGTAAAAGATCGGAGCTACTTAGGGATGCAGTTCTCTGGACCTCAAACATGAGTTCTTTGATCCTTTCCTTATTGACATGCTTGTTCTCCTCAAACCGCTGTCCAAAGGCAGCTCTGAATATGATACTTCCGGCTAGACAGAAAAGTGTTTGGCTCAAATCCACTGGAGACTTCCTTTGAGCCAACTCCTTCAGTTTCTTGACCATCAAGTCATTCTCTTCCTCTCTGATGTACCTGAAAGATCGAACTTTTTTGACGCTGAAAAAATAGAGAACAGAAAGCTTACGCAACTCTCTCCACGCCTCACCATATGGCCCAAAGGCAATGTTTGTACCATCACGCGAGAATGTTGATGAGGTGTTAGTCTTAGGTCTGGTACAACACTCGAGGTCATGTGTTTTAAGAGCTTCTTCAGCTGCTTCGCTCGATGAGATTACAGCCATTTGGATAAAACCTAGCTTGAGAAGCAACACGGGTCCATGTTCCTTGGAGATATCATGAAGACATCTGTGAAGCAATCCTCGAAGCTGGTGTAGGTTTCCGATGATCGGAAACTTTGGTGGGCTCGGGGGAAGGTTTTGTTTCGATTCTTTGATTTTCTTCACGAATATTAACGAGAAAAGGAGAAACGAAAAGAAATACAGAATAATCGACATTGTTTTCGTTGTCCTCTCTTTTGTGTTCTGTTTTTGGTGATTATTGAATCTGAGCATTAAGACAAAGAAAGAAACATACTTAAAGGGCTTCCTGACCACAGAAACATAAGTCAGTGTCCATTCATATAAAGTTACCGTGTCGTTTAGTGCTATGAAGATAAGCTTTGAGAGGTTAAGACACAGTCTCGTGCGAACTCGTGTAAAATATCTGAACTTAGACCAATCAAAAACTCCAAAACTCGAGTAGTTCTTATCCTAAATCATTTCAACCAAGTAAACATAAATCACTGCTCCTACTGTCAAGTTCAGAACTATTTGATTATGCTTCTTTATCATTCTATTAAAAGATGGATTTCGACATTGAATTAGTTAGATCATTTTCACACTGTTGACAAAGGGGTTTATATAAATGGTAACTGAAGGTGAATTAGAAGAAGTTTGAATGAAGGGAATGTAAATGAGTGAAGCAAGAACAATGCTAACCATAGGGTGTTTTTCAGTTTCACTGAAGTAGTTAGTTTCCTCCGCAACTAAGCCAATGACCAATGAAATGAGGGGAGAGTAGCTGATGAAATGAGGGCTGAGTACGCAGATTGTGAACCAACTCATGTGTCTGACCGTCTCTGCCAATGAGTCTTTCGCCCACTCACTCAGTCTCTGGATCTCCCCATTAATTTTTGGAGGCTCAAAATTAGTTTTACTAACCATATGATTTCCCATCATTTAAATACTTCAGCtcaatcatttttaattttaattttttttttaatgtgtgtTCCAAAAGATAAGTGCACTTTAATAATATCGGTAATCAAATCAATTCTTTCGAATCACTCTAATATATACTACCATATATATCACAAATAAGCCGGGATGAAGATTGAGAGACGCAACCGAACAAGTGCCAATTTAATAAACCATCTAAGGCCAAGTTAA includes:
- the LOC106410942 gene encoding cytochrome P450 71B3-like; protein product: MLRFNNHQKQNTKERTTKTMSIILYFFSFLLFSLIFVKKIKESKQNLPPSPPKFPIIGNLHQLRGLLHRCLHDISKEHGPVLLLKLGFIQMAVISSSEAAEEALKTHDLECCTRPKTNTSSTFSRDGTNIAFGPYGEAWRELRKLSVLYFFSVKKVRSFRYIREEENDLMVKKLKELAQRKSPVDLSQTLFCLAGSIIFRAAFGQRFEENKHVNKERIKELMFEVQRTASLSSSDLLPAGLGWFLYYLSGQHRRVNQVFVEVDTLLNHIIADHLKNPEDKTNKDRPDIVDSILDIMHKQEQDESFKLNFDNLKGIMQDIYLGGVDTSAITMIWAMAELVRNPRVMKKAQDEIRTCFGIKQKERIEEEDLDKLQYLKLVIKETLRLHPAGPLLLPRETMSQIKIQGYDIPPKTLLVVNAWSIGRDPKHWEDPEEFIPERFIDCPVDYKGQSFEMLPFGSGRRMCPGMASAIATVELGLLNLLYYFDWRLPEEEKILDMEEAGDTTVIKKVPLELLPVLHE